Part of the Desulfovibrio sp. ZJ209 genome, CGGGCTGCTGATGATGGTCACATCCTCTTCGCGCGCGTCAAGATAACTTTGCTTGAAGCGGTCGTCGGCGTCGCATTCGTGCGTCGCCACGAAGCGCGTGCCCATCTGCACGCCGGCCGCGCCGAGATCGAGAAATTTCCTGATGTCCGCGCCCGTATAGACGCCCCCGGCCGCGATGACCGGCACCGCGCGCCCGTGCGCGTCTTCCAGGGGCTTGACGGCCTCCACCACTTCCGGCACGAGCACCTCGAGCGCGTGGCCCGGGTCAGCGAGATCCTCCCGCTTGAAGCCGAGATGGCCCCCGGCCTTGGGCCCCTCCACCACGAAGGCGTCCGGCAAATAGCCGAAGCGCGAGAGCCACTTCTTGGCGATGACCGTGGCCGCGCGCCCGGACGAAACGATGGGCACGAGCTTGGTCTTGAATTCCTCTTTCTTTTCCTCGCAGAGCTCGCGCAGGTGCCGGGGCATGTCGAGCGGGAGGCCAGCGCCGGAAAAGATGACGTCCACCTTGCTCTCGATGGCCTCGCGTACCATCTGGCTGAAGGTGGTGAGCGCCACCATGATGTTGACGCCGATGATGCCGCTTGAGAGCTCGCGGGCCTTGCGTATCTCGTTGCGGAGCGCGCGCACATTGGCCTCGATGGGGTTTTTCGCCACATCCGGCTCGCGCATGCCGATCATGGCGCCGGCGATGACGCCGATGCCCCCCTGGTTGGCCACGGCGGAGGCAAGCCCGGAAAGGGAGATGCCAACGCCCATGCCGCCCTGGACAACGGGAACTTTAGCCACGAGGTCGCCAAGCTGCAAAACAGGAAATGCCATATACGGACCCTCCCGGAACTGCTGGCCGCCGGGGCCGATTCCGGCGTGAAACGTCAATGGGATTGCTTCAATATAGGGCCATGCCGCCCGGGACGCAAGGCAATTGCGCCCCCGAACGGGCATTTCCCCGGAAAGCGCCTCTTTTCTTTTTCCCGGCATGCCTGTATGGTCATCAGGAATCAGGTAGACGGCCCCCATTTTCTGCATACCGTTATTTTTTAAGGGAGAAGACCATGCCAAGCCCTTTGGAAACCCAACGCACATACGCGCTCGTCGGCACCGGCGGTTGCGGCAAGACATCCCTGGCCGAAATGCTCCTTTTCAATGCCGGCGCCATCACGCGCATGGGGGCCATCGAGGACGGCACCACGAGCCTTGACTACGAACCCGAAGAAGTGCGCCGCCGCGGCTCCATCCAGCCCGCCGTCGCCACCTTTCTCTGGAACAAGGACCGCCATTTCTTCGTGGACGTGCCCGGCGACGGCAACTTCACGGGCGACATGGAATACCTGCTCAAGGGCGTGGACAGCGTGCTCTTCGTGCTGGACGCCGTGGACGGCGTGCGCCCGCTGACCAAGAAATTCTGGAGCCTCGTGCGCGCCCAGAACCTGCCGGCCATCGCCGTTATCAACAAGCTCGACCGCGACCGTGCGGACTTCCACATGGCCTTCGACGGCCTCGCCGCGCTCGGCATCAAGCCCGTGGCGCTCCAGCTGCCCATCATGGAGGGCGATGTGTACGCAGGCGTTGCCGACGTGCTCTCCGGCAAGGCATGGCGCTTCGGCCCGGACGGCAAGCTCACCGAGATGGAGATGCCGGCCGCCCTTGCCGACGACATGGCGCTCTTGCGCGACGTGACGGTGGAGAACATCGCCGAGAGCGACGAAGTCCTCATGGAAAAATACCTCGAGGAAGGCAGCCTCTCGCTGGAAGACCTGCAGGCGGGCCTGCGCACGGGCGTGCGCAACGGCGAGCTCGTGCCCGTGCTCACCTGCTCGGCGCTGGAAAACAAGGGCGGCAAGGCCATCCTCGACGCGGTGGAGGCGCTTCTCCCCTCCCCGCTCGACCGGCCGCCCTTCGTGGGCGTGGACGGCTCGGAGCGCGCGGCCGCCCCGGAAGGCCCGGTGGCCTGCTTCGTCTTCAAGACCCTGGCCGACCCCTTCGCGGGGCAGCTCTCCCTGTTGCGCGTCCTCTCCGGCACCATCGATGGCGACGCCACCCTGAAGAACATGCGCAGCGACGAGAACGAGCGCGTGGGCAACCTGCTCTATCTCGTGGGCAAGACCCAGGCGCCCTGCAAGGAGCCCGTGGGCCCGGGGGCGCTCGTGGCCGTGGCCAAGCTCAAGAACACCCGCACCGGCGACACGCTCTCCGATGAAAAGGCGCCCTTTGCGCTGGCCGTGCCGGACCTGCCGCCGCAGCTCATCACCTATGCCCTCGCCCCCAAGGAAAAGGGCGAGGAGGACAAGGTGTATGCGGCCATGCAACGCCTGCTCGACGAAGACATCACCCTCAAGCTCGGGCGTGACGAGGAGACGGGCGACATCCTCCTCTCCGGCATGGGGCAGCTGCACATCGAGCTCTCGGTGGAAAAGGCCAAGCGCCGCTTCAAGACCGACATCGTGCTGAAAACGCCCAAGGTGCCCTACCGCGAGACCGTGCGCGGCAAGTGCCAGGTGCAGGGGCGCCACAAGAAGCAGTCGGGCGGCCGTGGCCAGTTCGGCGACTGCTGGATCGAGATGGAGGGCCTTCCGCGCGGCTCGGGCTATGTGTTTGAAGACGCCATCGTGGGCGGCGTCATCCCGCGCCAGTATATCCCGGCCATCGACAAGGGCATCCAGGAAGCCGCGGGCCGGGGCTTTTTGGCCGGCTGCCAGGTGGTGGACTTCCGCGTCAAGGTCTATGACGGCAGCTACCACACGGTAGACTCGTCCGAAATGGCCTTCAAGGTGGCGGGCTCCCTGGCCTTCAAGAAAGCCATGGAAACGCTCAAGCCCGTGCTGCTCGAGCCCATCGTGCTGCTCACCGTGTCCATCCCCGACGAAAGCATGGGCGATGTCATCGGCGACCTCTCCTCGAGGCGCGGCAAGGTGCTGGGCTCGGACTCGCAGGGCGGCCTCACGGAGATCAAGGCCCATGTGCCCATGAGCGAAGTGCTCCGCTATGCGCCCGACCTGCGCTCCATGACCGGCGGCCAGGGCTTCTTCACCATGGAATTTGACCACTATGAGGAAGCGCCGCAGCCCGTGGCCGAAAAGGTCATCGCCGAGCATGAGGCCGCCCGCGCCGCGGAATAGGCGCAAACCCGGCAAAGATACAAAAAGGACGCCTGCGGGCGTCCTTTTTTGTGCTCAGGGGAGTGCACTCCCCTGCCGCGAAAATCGGGGAAAGCCTCTACGGGAGGTCTTCCTGAAAGCTCCAATGGCAACCGCTTTCCCCCCTCTTGCTAATTGCTTGCAGGCACAAAGTCCGCATTTCAGGAAAACCACTGGTGTTCCAGACCTCATTCTTCTGGCGATTTGTACAGTTTGCCAGGTAATTCCGTGATAAATGCGGGATACCGATCAGAAGTTTATCATCATCAAAAGAAGAAACATACACACATATTTCTTTCCCGCAGTGTCTAACCCCCGTCTGGAGAGGGGTTTCATCGGACATGCCCGACAATTTTTTCTTAAAAAATCGATAGCCGGCAAGCCCGTTAATAATGATGATGGATGGCTTGACAATAGCGTTGACTATATACTCCTGTACACTCCATGCTGTACAATCCTCAACCTTGGCACGAAGCTCATCAACTGATTTCGAACGGACAAAACAGATATTTGAACTACATATATTTTCAACGAATTTCTTGGTATCAATATTGTTATAATGAGGTAAAATATCTTTGAGCGAACCTAAAAAACTCTGAATATTGGTCTGCAAATTTGTATATCTCTCCCTATTGCTGTACCATTTTTCATAAAACTCATTTCTTCCGCTTCGGGGAAGTATGTTTTCAACTATACTTTGAGAGTTATCCCTGTGATCGGGTATTCCACCCGGATTGAGGCCCATAAAATAGAAAATTCCCGGCTTCAATGTATCACTGGTGCTGTAGAATATTGAACCGGAAACTGTACCGTATGTCTGGCCATTATAGGGCTGGCCATTAATGGATTTTTGTTTCAGGAGCCTCCTCTTGATACCCTCAATATAGGTCTCAAGCGTTTCTTGATTTTCCATGAGTTATACTTTCACATATATTTTGGACGGTATGCATATTTTATGATACGAAATATCCGCCGCGCAAACGGTTCTCCAGCCTTGCTGCTTTTCGCCTGGTCCAAAGGCAAAACTACCGAACCTTACATCCCGTCGGGAACGCCGCAGCCGGCGCTGCGCTCGATGAGGCTCACCGCGCGGGCAATCTGGCGCCCGAGGCGGGACTCCTTGGCGAGCTCGCGTTCCACGGCGGTGATGCTGCGAAGCACCGTGGAGTGGCGCCGGTTGAAGGCGCTGCCGATGTCTTCCAGCGAGAGCTCGGTATGCTTGCGCGCGAGGTAGAACACGGTATTGCGGCCCTGCACGCATTCCTGCCGGCGCGAGCGGGAGCGCAGCTGCGCCTCGCTGAGGCCGTAGCTTTCGCAGACCAGGCGGATGATGGCCTCCATGTCGAGGCCCTGCGCCTCGCCCGCGTACTGGCCCACCACTTCCATGGCGAGGTCCACATTGAGGCCGCAGTTGAGCAGGCGAGCCTTGAAGATGAGGCTGTTCAGGCAGGATTCGAGCTGGCGCACATCGCCGTGCAGGCGCGAGGCCAGAAGGTCGCGCACCTCGTCGGGCAGGAGCACCTGGAAGCTCTTGGCCTTGTGCGTGAGGATGCGGCTGCGCATTTCCCTGTCCGGGCGCCCGATGCACGTGAGGATGCCGGAACAGAAATGCGAGACGAGCTGCGGATCCATGTCGCGAAGTTCGCGCGGCGCGAAGGATGAGGTCAGGATGACACGGGCGCCGCGGTCCTGCAGGCCCTTGATGACAGCGAGCGCCAGTTCCTGCATGGCCTTCTTGCGCTGGAGAAAATGCACATCCTCGAGGAGCAGCACATCAAGGTCGCGCAGGCGGCTCTTGAAGCCCTCCACGTCCCTGCACTTGAGCGCCTGCACAAAGCGCGAGGCGAATTCCTCCGCCGTCAGGTAGGCGATGCGCGGGCTTGGGCCGTCACCGCTGATGGCCTGCCCCGCGGACTGGGTGAGATGGGTCTTGCCGAGCCCCGAAGCCCCGGTGACGAAGAGCGTGCGCACCTGGCCGCCTCTTTGGCAAATATCCCGCGCGGCGGCGACGGCCATGCTGTTGCTCGGGCCGATGATGAAATCCTCGAAACTGTGCCGCCAGCGGGCAAGGGGGCGCTGGGCCGCGTCCACGAGCCTGGGCGCGGCTTCGGGGAGCGGCAGCTGCGCGGCCGCATCGGCCCGGGCGCTCCGGCCGAGAGCGGGCAAGACACCGGCAACGAGCTCGGCGGCGCCGGCCGGTGCGGCGGCTCCCGGGGCCTCTCCGCCATCCTGCGCCGTAACGAGCCGCACGCGCACGGCATCCGCGGCCACGCCGAGCACGGGCGCCGCGGCCTCGCGGAGCGTCTTTAAAAGATGGCGCTCCAGCCATTCGGCCATGAAGGCGCTGGGCACGGCCAGGCGCAGTTCCGTGCCGTCAATGACGGCGCGCAACGGTGCAATCCAGACCCTGAAAACGCCGGAATCCAGCATTTTCTTGAGATTTGCAGAAATATCCGCCCATGTGCCTTGCATGGACAAGCATATAGCCCCTACCGCCCCATCAGGCAAAGGGGCGCCACCCCGTGTGCCCGGGCCGGGGGGCTTTTGCTATCCCCAAAGAATTAAATAAATAACTCTTTGAAATAAAATACTCTTTTTCTAAGCCAAGGCTCTGGAAGGTGCCGGAGAAACGCTTGATGGGCAACGGTTTCCCCTTTGGCAAGCGGGATATCCACATATTTAAAAAAAAGTTTTCCACAATACTCTTTTTTGTCATCTCGACGTATCGCAATATTCCTTCGATTTTTTCTCAAAATCGCAAAACAGCATTCATGCCCATTGTGCGCTGTTCCACCGCCCCGCTCCCCACGGGTTGGCTCAAAAGGCCCAGACGCAGCAGGGGGCGGCGCCTTCCCTGGCATCGCCCCCTGCTGACGGCGCCGGCCCCGAAGCCGCGCCGGCCGGTATGCGCCCGCCTAGAAGGCGAAACGCAGGCCGAGCATGAACTCGTTGTTGTACGGGTCGCTTGCGATCTCGTACTTCTGGCCGTTATACGTGGTGCTCACTTCGTTGTAGCCGAGGCCCACGAAACGGTAGGACGCGTCCACGGCGAAGTTGTCGTTGAAGTTGTAGGAGACGCCGGCGCCCGCGTTCCAGGCGAAGTTGGTGAACCGGTCATCCACCGAGAACTTATCGCCATTGTTGGCGGTGATGTCAAAGCCCGTGTAGTTGAAGGCAAGGCCCAGGCCGGCGCCGATAAAGGGCGTGAAGGCGGTGTCGTTGTGGAAGTCCCAGAAAAGGTTGGCGAAGAGGGTGGAATTGTTCCAGGTGCCCTTGATCTTGTCCACGCGCACCCCGTTGTCGCTCCAGCTTTTTTCGCTGTTGCCGCGCAGGGCGAACTCGACCTCGAAGCGCAGCGGGATCATCTGCTGCGTCCAGAAATCGTAGCCCACGGCGAGCGCGCCGCCGAGGGTGAACTGGCTGTAATCGTCCACGCCCGAACCGGCAAGGGCGCTGGAGCGCGAAACGGTACCCGTGTCCTGGATGGACATGAGGAATTTCGGCGCCAGATACATCCCCGTTCCTTCGGCGGCAGCAAGCCCGGGCAGGGCCAGGGTGAGAACCAGCGCCGCAATGACGAGAATCCGTTTCATGACATCCTCCTCGCAAACTTCCTTGTCCGGGAAGCGGAATGTTGGACAATTTCTGGAAATTGTCAACAAAGTTTCTAAAAAACTGCCCCCACCAGCCACGGGAACGGCCCTTCCCTTCCGGGGCGTTCACATGTTCTGTCCGCTGTTTCGGCAGTTCCGGGGAAATACTTTATGCCCCCCGGCACCCCTCGGGAAGGCGCGGGCACCGGGGGGCAGACCAGGGATTTTCAGAAGGAATAGCCCACGGAGAACATGTAGATGTTGGCGACCACGTTCTTCGAGTGGGCATCGGTGATGCGGGAGGGGGAGCCGGGCCCGGCGAGCAGCCCTGCGGCGTCGGTCTGGCCATAGTCCATGGAATTGATCCACAGGTGGGCGTAGGCGAAATCAAGGGTCAGGTCATTCCATTTCACGCCGGTGCCGAGGCCCAGGGTGGTGCGCCCATAGGTGGGCATGAGGAAGTCGGCGTGCTTTTCGTTGAGCACAGGCGTTTCATAGGACACGCCGGCCCGCAGCGCCCACCAGTCGAGGGGGCGGTATTCCACGCTCGCGTTCAGGTTCACGCCGTCACGCGCCGCCTTGTCGTTGATGGAGGCGTAGCCGCTGTCCATATAGATGTTGAGCGCGTTGTAGGTGGACCAGCGCGTCCAGACGGCGCCCACCTCGAAGCTCAGTTCGTCGAGCGGCCTGTAGGCCACGCCCAAGGCAAGGGAATCGGGCAATTGCACGGTGGCGTTGGCGCCGCAATTGCGCGCCTCGGGCACGCGCCCCATGGTGGCGAACAGGTTGGGCTCGCCCTGGCGGCCGAACTCCACATCGCCGTCGATGTTCAGGGTCACCTGGCTCTTGTAGGCGAGGCCCACCGACCACTGCTCGTTGAAACGCATGTGCAACCCGAACTGGGCGCCCACGCCCCAGCCGTCGCCCTGCAACTGGAGGTCATTGTCCGGGCCCTGGCTGGGGACGGCGGCGGTGAGCTGCATGGTGGGGATCTTGTTGCCCATGTAAAAGCCGGCGTAGAGCACCTCCACTCCGGCGGAGACGGAAAACATGTCGTTGATCTTCCAGGCCACGGTGGGCACGAAGGAGATGGTCTGGAGCCCTACGTCATAGACATTGTAGCGGCCCACCCAGTCCTGCGCGTAACTGTTGCCCACGCCGAAACGCGAGAAGACCCCGAGCCCGAGCCAGAGCTCGTCATTGAGCTGGTGGCTTACGAAGCCGTGCGGGGCCATGAAGGTGGCGGGCTTGGTGGTGGTGTCGTGCTTGCGGCCGCCCAGAAGGTCGGCGTCGATGGTGCCCATGGGGGCGATGAAGGCGAGGCCGGCCATGAGCTGCGTGCCCGGGAGCTGGGTGATGCCGGCGGCATTGTAGGCTAGGGCCGATACGTCATCGGCGCGCCCCACAAGACCACCGGCGAGGGAAACGCCCCTGGCGCTCCACTCATTGAGAGCAAAGCCCTCGGCCCGCGCCACACCGCAAAGAGCCAGCAAGAGCGCACACGCACAGCACAGGCCGCGAACGAGCCTCATGATCCCTCCTTAAAAAAGATGCCACGGAAAAATCCGTAAAACCAGAAAATCGAGAACTCGGCATCACAGCATATTAACGGGATCGAGGTCAAGACCAAGGCGCAAAACGGCGGCCTTGCGACTGCGGGCAAAAAAATAGAGCTCGCGCAAGGGCGGCCACGCGGGCGCCTTGAGCAGGCAATGGAAGCGGCGCCGCCCCCGCAGCAGGCCAAGGGGGGCCGGCGCGGGGCCGAGCATGGTGACTCCGAGCCTGACGGCCTCGCCGCGCAGGGCGGACGCGAGATCCGAGAGGGCCGGGGCACCGGCCGCCTCATCGGCCGCAAAGGAGATCCTGAGCAGCCCGAGGCGCACAAAGGGCGGATAGCCGCGCTTCTTGCGCAAGGCGAGCTCGGCCTCATAAAACCCCTCATAATCGGCGCTGCGTACGAACTGCCAGCAATAATGGTCCGTGGCGCGCGTCTGGATGAGCACGCGGCCCGGCCGCTCCCCGCGGCCCGCGCGCCCGGCGGACTGGACGAGCAACTGGAAGGTGCGCTCGGCCGCGCGGTAATCGGGCAGGTTGAGGCCGAGGTCGCCGTCGGCCACGATGGCGAGTGTCACCCGCGGAAAATGGTGCCCCTTGGAAAGCATTTGCGTGCCCACGAGGATGGGCGACTCGCGCCGGGCGAAAGCCTCCAGTATCTCTTCCATGCGGCCCGGGCGCCGGGTGCTGTCGCGGTCGAG contains:
- a CDS encoding elongation factor G; the encoded protein is MPSPLETQRTYALVGTGGCGKTSLAEMLLFNAGAITRMGAIEDGTTSLDYEPEEVRRRGSIQPAVATFLWNKDRHFFVDVPGDGNFTGDMEYLLKGVDSVLFVLDAVDGVRPLTKKFWSLVRAQNLPAIAVINKLDRDRADFHMAFDGLAALGIKPVALQLPIMEGDVYAGVADVLSGKAWRFGPDGKLTEMEMPAALADDMALLRDVTVENIAESDEVLMEKYLEEGSLSLEDLQAGLRTGVRNGELVPVLTCSALENKGGKAILDAVEALLPSPLDRPPFVGVDGSERAAAPEGPVACFVFKTLADPFAGQLSLLRVLSGTIDGDATLKNMRSDENERVGNLLYLVGKTQAPCKEPVGPGALVAVAKLKNTRTGDTLSDEKAPFALAVPDLPPQLITYALAPKEKGEEDKVYAAMQRLLDEDITLKLGRDEETGDILLSGMGQLHIELSVEKAKRRFKTDIVLKTPKVPYRETVRGKCQVQGRHKKQSGGRGQFGDCWIEMEGLPRGSGYVFEDAIVGGVIPRQYIPAIDKGIQEAAGRGFLAGCQVVDFRVKVYDGSYHTVDSSEMAFKVAGSLAFKKAMETLKPVLLEPIVLLTVSIPDESMGDVIGDLSSRRGKVLGSDSQGGLTEIKAHVPMSEVLRYAPDLRSMTGGQGFFTMEFDHYEEAPQPVAEKVIAEHEAARAAE
- a CDS encoding outer membrane beta-barrel protein, with the protein product MKRILVIAALVLTLALPGLAAAEGTGMYLAPKFLMSIQDTGTVSRSSALAGSGVDDYSQFTLGGALAVGYDFWTQQMIPLRFEVEFALRGNSEKSWSDNGVRVDKIKGTWNNSTLFANLFWDFHNDTAFTPFIGAGLGLAFNYTGFDITANNGDKFSVDDRFTNFAWNAGAGVSYNFNDNFAVDASYRFVGLGYNEVSTTYNGQKYEIASDPYNNEFMLGLRFAF
- a CDS encoding outer membrane protein transport protein; protein product: MRLVRGLCCACALLLALCGVARAEGFALNEWSARGVSLAGGLVGRADDVSALAYNAAGITQLPGTQLMAGLAFIAPMGTIDADLLGGRKHDTTTKPATFMAPHGFVSHQLNDELWLGLGVFSRFGVGNSYAQDWVGRYNVYDVGLQTISFVPTVAWKINDMFSVSAGVEVLYAGFYMGNKIPTMQLTAAVPSQGPDNDLQLQGDGWGVGAQFGLHMRFNEQWSVGLAYKSQVTLNIDGDVEFGRQGEPNLFATMGRVPEARNCGANATVQLPDSLALGVAYRPLDELSFEVGAVWTRWSTYNALNIYMDSGYASINDKAARDGVNLNASVEYRPLDWWALRAGVSYETPVLNEKHADFLMPTYGRTTLGLGTGVKWNDLTLDFAYAHLWINSMDYGQTDAAGLLAGPGSPSRITDAHSKNVVANIYMFSVGYSF
- a CDS encoding DnaA/Hda family protein → MQGTWADISANLKKMLDSGVFRVWIAPLRAVIDGTELRLAVPSAFMAEWLERHLLKTLREAAAPVLGVAADAVRVRLVTAQDGGEAPGAAAPAGAAELVAGVLPALGRSARADAAAQLPLPEAAPRLVDAAQRPLARWRHSFEDFIIGPSNSMAVAAARDICQRGGQVRTLFVTGASGLGKTHLTQSAGQAISGDGPSPRIAYLTAEEFASRFVQALKCRDVEGFKSRLRDLDVLLLEDVHFLQRKKAMQELALAVIKGLQDRGARVILTSSFAPRELRDMDPQLVSHFCSGILTCIGRPDREMRSRILTHKAKSFQVLLPDEVRDLLASRLHGDVRQLESCLNSLIFKARLLNCGLNVDLAMEVVGQYAGEAQGLDMEAIIRLVCESYGLSEAQLRSRSRRQECVQGRNTVFYLARKHTELSLEDIGSAFNRRHSTVLRSITAVERELAKESRLGRQIARAVSLIERSAGCGVPDGM
- a CDS encoding nitronate monooxygenase: MAFPVLQLGDLVAKVPVVQGGMGVGISLSGLASAVANQGGIGVIAGAMIGMREPDVAKNPIEANVRALRNEIRKARELSSGIIGVNIMVALTTFSQMVREAIESKVDVIFSGAGLPLDMPRHLRELCEEKKEEFKTKLVPIVSSGRAATVIAKKWLSRFGYLPDAFVVEGPKAGGHLGFKREDLADPGHALEVLVPEVVEAVKPLEDAHGRAVPVIAAGGVYTGADIRKFLDLGAAGVQMGTRFVATHECDADDRFKQSYLDAREEDVTIISSPVGMPGRALNNGFIEAAREGLKKPFKCIFHCVSTCQQEKTPYCIAQALISAMRGNLERGFAFCGENVSRVDSIVSVRELMDSLEREYNEAGGSPADAPKGD